A stretch of Colletotrichum lupini chromosome 2, complete sequence DNA encodes these proteins:
- a CDS encoding acyltransferase, with product PISSISLSSFRAPVSSHAHLPPFLISHAHPPPPAAMSAFLGYIYSFFKGYAALVVALYMLSYVVPKAAFGARVLASYISLAVAAGWGVFASIFLKLIGEQGIAQWMTGRFLYYIMAVTTGVTFEVIDPNHILDNTRPAVFVGNHQTELDVLMLGTMFPKYCSVTAKASLKKTPILGWFMTLSGSIFIDRKNTKDAKDAMAGAAEQIRKRNQSVYMFPEGTRSYAKDPVLLPFKKGAFHLAVQAGVPIVPCVVANYSHVLYLKGLIFNSGKIPVKVLDPIPTTGLTAADVDELTRKTRDLMLEELVSLTEKAQGRPMKVTHDVPSAKTTGTDATDTISAL from the exons CCGATTTCCTCAATCTCTCTCTCGAGCTTCCGCGCGCCTGTCTCCTCTCACGCCCATCTGCCGCCGTTCCTAATCAGCCACGCGCACCCACCACCGCCAGCAGCCATGTCGGCTTTCCTAGGCTACATATACTCCTTCTTCAAGGGTTATGCCGCCCTCGTCGTCGCCCTCTACATGCTGTCCTACGTCGTCCCCAAGGCCGCCTTTGGCGCTCGTGTCCTCGCTTCCTACATCTCGCTCGCCGTAGCGGCCGGCTGGGGTGTCTTTGCCTCCATCTTCCTGAAGCTCATCGGCGAGCAGGGCATTGCGCAATGGATGACCGGCCGGTTCTTGTACTACATCATGGCCGTCACCACGGGCGTTACCTTTGAGGTTATCGATCCCAACCACATTCTCGACAACACTCGCCCTGCCGTCTTTGTTGGCAACCACCAGACCGAACTCGACGTCTTGATGCTAGGCACCATGTTCCCCAAGTACTGCAGCGTCACTGCCAAAGCCTCGCTCAAGAAGACGCCCATCCTCGGCTGGTTCATGACCTTGAGCGGCTCCATCTTCATCGATCGCAAGAACACAAAGGATGCCAAAGATGCCATGGCCGGCGCTGCTGAGCAGATTCGCAAGAGGAATCAGAGCGTGTACATGTTCCCCGAGGGCACCCGTAGCTACGCCAAAGACCCTGTACTGCTGCCCTTCAAGAAGGGCGCCTTCCACCTGGCCGTTCAGGCCGGTGTGCCCATTGTGCCCTGCGTTGTCGCCAACTACAGCCACGTCCTTTACCTCAAGGGTCTCATCTTCAACTCTGGAAAGATCCCTGTCAAGG TCTTGGACCCTATCCCCACTACTGGCCTGACCGCTGCCGACGTCGACGAGCTCACCCGCAAGACCCGAGACCTGATGTTGGAGGAGCTCGTCAGCCTGACCGAAAAGGCCCAGGGCAGGCCCATGAAGGTCACCCACGACGTCCCTTCTGCGAAGACGACCGGAACCGACGCCACGGATACCATCTCAGCCCTGTAA